CCGGATTGCGGAACAACTCCTCCTTGGCCGGGGCCCAGACCATCTGCAGGGGATGGGAGCGGAGCACGGCCCAGGGAAGAAAGATGGTTTCATAGGCGGAAATATGGTTGGAGGCCAGCAGCACTCCGCCCGAGGAGGGAATATGCTCTCCTCCCTTGATGATCAGCCGGTTCAGGACTGAGGCATACATGCCGATCAGATGGGCGGAGAAGGTCACCCACAGCCTGCGCAGCAGTGAAACGTTCACTCTGTTCTCCTTTGCAGCGACGATGGTCCTGACTTCATCAGCAGCGTGAACCACTGCTATACCATGCCCTGCTCCGCTTCGGCAACTCCTCTGCCGGTAACGACTCTGTTTGCAGTCCTGCCGGATATGGCGTATAAGATTTCCATTGCTTGTTGTATCTCCCTGACAGTACGCTACCCATCTATGCACCCTTCCGACGAGAAATACCTGATCGGCCGCCAGCCGATTCTGAACCGCGACCAGCAGATCTGCGCCTTTGAACTGCTCTTCCGCTCCGCGGCTTCCCGGAACGAAGCCAACGTCAGCGACGCCACCCAGGCCAGTGCCAGCGTTATCCTCAACGCCCTTTCCGGATTCGGCATCCAGCAGATTCTGGGAGGGCACCAGGGGTTCCTCAACCTGGAACTGGACCTGCTGATGAGCGACTCCCTGGAGCTGCTGCCCAAAGAGCTGATGGTGCTGGAACTGCTGGAAACTCTGGCGGTGACCCCGGAGCTGGTGGAGCGCTGCCGGGAACTGAAGGAGGCCGGCTTCGTGCTGGCCCTGGACGATCACCAGTTCTCGCCGGTGTACGAAGAGCTGTACCACCTGGTGGACATCGTCAAGGTGGACCTGCTGGCCACGCCGGTGGAAACCCTGGAACCGGTGATCGAACAGTACCGTCCCTACCCCTTCAAGCTGCTGGCCGAAAAGGTGGAAACCCGGCAGGAGTTCCTGCAGTGTCTCGACCTGGGGTTCGACTACTTCCAGGGGTACTACTTCGCCAAGCCCTTGGTGATCGAAAAGAAGAAGATCGACGAGGGGGGCGCGGCCCTGCTGCGCCTGATGCGCCAACTGGCGGACGATGCCGAGATGGCGGACATCGAGAGGACCTTCCGCAGCAGTCCCGGCCTCACCTACAAACTGTTGCTGCTGGTCAACTCCGTCTCCTTTGCCGGCCTGCAGAAGATCCAGACCGTGCGCCACGCCATCAGCATGCTGGGGCGGGCCCAGATGAAGCGCTGGGTGCAGTTGACCCTGTTTGCCACCGGCGATGGTGAAGCCACCGAAAACCCACTGGTGGACATGGCTGCCGTGCGGGGCAACCTGATGGAGCAGATGGCCCTGGTCTGCCCCGGCCTGCAGGGACACAGTACCGCCGCCGACCAGGCTTTCATGATCGGTATCCTTTCGCTGCTGGAGTCGCTCTACGACATCTCCACAGAGCAGCTTTCCCGTGAACTGAACCTCTCCGACGAGGTGCTGCGCGGTCTGGTAGCACGGGAAGGAACCTACGGCCTGCTGCTCGACCTGGCCGAATCGGTGGAGCGGATGGAGTTTTCCCGTGCCACCGCCATTCTGGAGGAGCTGCGGGTTCCCTACTACCTGCTGATGGAAGCCCAGCTCAAGGCCTACAACTGGCACGGAGCACCGACCACATGACCGCCACCTTCGCCGTCAGTGATGCGAAAAACCGCTGGCTGCAGGAGCGGATGCGTGAACTGGCCGTCCGGGAGGAGGAACTGGAGGAACGTTTCATCCGCTCCTCCGGCCGGGGGGGCCAGCATGTCAACAAAACCTCCACCGCAGTGCAGGTACGGCACCTGCCCAGCGGCCTTGAAGCCCGCTGCGACCGGGAACGGAGCCAGTCGCTGAACCGCTTCCTGGCCCGCCGCGAACTGCTGGACAAGATCGCCCGCTCCCGCGGCCTGGCAACCAAGGGCGACGACCGTATCGCCAAACTCCGCAAACAGAAGGCCCGCCGCCAGCGGCGTTCGGCCTCCGCATCACCAGCCACGGACCATACCACCTCATGATTCCGACCGACACGCTACTTCGTCTTGAATTCGACAAGGTCCTGCAGGCCGTGGCCCGCCACGCCCGCAGCCGGACCACCGCCGCTGCCGTGGCCGCCATGGCCCCCCTGCGGGACAGCACCGCCATCCGTACCCACTGGGGCCGGATCGAGGAAATCCGGGGGCTGGCCCGCCAGCGGATCAGCCTCTCCATCGGCCGCTTCGACGATATCCGGCCGCTTTTGGACGAGGTCCGTCCCGACGGCGCCATCCTGGCGCCGTTGTCGCTGCTGCAGTTCATCCCGGTGCTGGAATCCCTGGCCGCCCTGGCCCGGCAGCTGGCACCCCGCCAGGACATCCCCCTGCTGCGAAGCATCGACCCGCAGCCGGAAGCCATGGACGACATCCTGGAACCGCTCAGCGCCACCCTGGACGATGAGGGGAACATCCTGGACAGCGCCTCCCGGGAGCTGGCCGAGATCCGCAGGGCCAAGCGGACCCTGGCGGCCCGGGTGCGGAGGAAGCTGGAGGAGATCGTGCGCAAGCACGAAACCGCCATCTTCCTGCAGGACGACTTCATCACCATCCGCTCCGGCCGCTGGGTGATCCCGGTACGGATGGACTCCAAGGGGATGGTGCCCGGCGTGGTGCACGACGTTTCCTCTTCCGGCGAAACCGCCTTCATGGAGCCGCTGGAGATCATCCCCTTTGTCAACGAACTGGAAAACCTCACCGCCGAGGAAAAGGCCGAGGAGATCCGCATCCTGCGCCGCCTCTCCGCCTGGATACGGGAGGATGCGGACCGGATCGCCGCCTGCTTCGGCACCCTGGTGGAACTGGACCGCTTGGACTGCCTGGCGGCCTACGCCGAGCGGTTCGCCATGGCGGTGCCGGAACTGTCCGATGACGGTCGCCTTCGCCTGCTTTCCGCCCGCCACCCCCTGCTGCTGTCCCTCAGGGCCGACCAACCCGACGCCCCGCCGGTGGTCCCGCTGGAGATCGAACTGACCACCGGAACGGAGACACCGGAACGGGAAACGTCGCAGGTTATTGTGATCAGCGGCCCCAACGCCGGCGGCAAGACCATTGCCCTAAAGACCGTGGGGCTCATCACTCTCATGGCACTGTCCGGCATGGCGATCCCCGCCTCCCCCTCCTCCACGGTGCCGCTCCTGGACCATCTGCTGGTGGACATGGGGGACGAACAGTCCATCGAACAGAGCCTCTCCACCTTCTCGGCCCATGCCGCCGCCATGGCCCGCATCCTGGGACAGGCCGACCAACGCAGCCTGGTGCTGCTGGACGAACTGGGCACCGGCACCGAGCCGCTGCAGGGGGCGGCCATCGGCTGCGCCGTGCTGAACGAACTGCGCAGGCGGGGCGCCCTGGTGATCGCCACCACCCACTTGACCGAGATCGTCGGCTTTGTGCAGCGCACCCCGGCCATGCGCAACGCCGGCATGGAGTTCGACAGCAGCACCTGGACCCCCCGCTACCGCCTGGTGATGGGGGAGCCGGGCCAGTCCCACGCCCTGGAGACCGCCCGTCGCTACGGCCTGCCGGAACCGGTGCTGGCCTTTGCCCGTGAACTGCTGGGGGATAGCGGTACCGCCTTTGCCGGGGTCATCGACGAACTGCGGGTCAAACGGGACCACCTGGCAACGGAACTGGCCGGGCTGCAGGCGGAACGCGCCCGGCTGGCAACGCGGGAGCGGGAACTGGAGCAGCAGCGCGGAGAACTTGAGGAGCTGCGCCGCACCGTGATTGAACAGGGACGCGACGAGGCCCGCGCCGTGGTCACCGCCACCCGGCGGGAACTGAACGCCCTGCTGGACGACCTGCGCAAGGAGCGGCGCAAGGAAACCGCCGACAAGCTGCGCAACCGCGCCGCCCAGCTGGAGGCGGCCTTTGCCCCCTCCGGACAGGCCCCGCCCTCCGGCGACAGCCTGAAACCCGGGGACCGGGTCCATGTCCGCTCCCTGGGGCGGGATGCCCAGGTGGTCAGCGTGGACAGCGGCCGGAACAAGGTGCGGGTGCGGGCCGGCAGCATTGAACTGGAGGTGCCGCTCCATGGCCTGATGCAGCCCGCCGCCCCGGCTCCGTCGGCACGGGAGCGGAAAGCGCCGCGCTTCAAAGCAGCAGCCTGGACCGCGGAAGAAACCCCGTCCGCTGCGGAACTGAACCTGATCGGCAAGCGGGTGGACGACGCCCTGACTGAGCTGGAAGGGTTCATCGACCAGGCGGTGCTGGCGGGACAGCGGCAGGTGCGGATCGTCCACGGCATGGGGAGCGGCGCGCTGCAGCGGGCGGTGCGGGAGTTCTTGGGCCGGCATCCCCAGGTGGCCTCCTTCCGGGCCGGCGAACCCCATGAAGGCCGGGACGGCGCCACCGTGGCGGAACTGGAGTAGCCCATGGACGGCTTCATCATCGAGGTGTCGGAAGCTGAGATCAAGCGGGAGCGGGAAAAGTCCCGGGAATTGCGTAAAAGCCGCTGGTGGCAGAACCGGCTGGCCCAGGGGCGCTGCCACTGGTGCAACGGCAGTTTCCCCCCGGAAGAGCTGACCATGGATCATATCGTGCCGGTCACCCGGGGGGGCAAGGCCAGCCGCAACAACGTGGTGCCCAGTTGCAAGGAGTGCAAC
The window above is part of the Trichlorobacter ammonificans genome. Proteins encoded here:
- a CDS encoding HNH endonuclease, with the translated sequence MDGFIIEVSEAEIKREREKSRELRKSRWWQNRLAQGRCHWCNGSFPPEELTMDHIVPVTRGGKASRNNVVPSCKECNSRKKYLLPMEWDDYLEQARQGQKDES
- a CDS encoding EAL and HDOD domain-containing protein gives rise to the protein MHPSDEKYLIGRQPILNRDQQICAFELLFRSAASRNEANVSDATQASASVILNALSGFGIQQILGGHQGFLNLELDLLMSDSLELLPKELMVLELLETLAVTPELVERCRELKEAGFVLALDDHQFSPVYEELYHLVDIVKVDLLATPVETLEPVIEQYRPYPFKLLAEKVETRQEFLQCLDLGFDYFQGYYFAKPLVIEKKKIDEGGAALLRLMRQLADDAEMADIERTFRSSPGLTYKLLLLVNSVSFAGLQKIQTVRHAISMLGRAQMKRWVQLTLFATGDGEATENPLVDMAAVRGNLMEQMALVCPGLQGHSTAADQAFMIGILSLLESLYDISTEQLSRELNLSDEVLRGLVAREGTYGLLLDLAESVERMEFSRATAILEELRVPYYLLMEAQLKAYNWHGAPTT
- a CDS encoding endonuclease MutS2 — translated: MIPTDTLLRLEFDKVLQAVARHARSRTTAAAVAAMAPLRDSTAIRTHWGRIEEIRGLARQRISLSIGRFDDIRPLLDEVRPDGAILAPLSLLQFIPVLESLAALARQLAPRQDIPLLRSIDPQPEAMDDILEPLSATLDDEGNILDSASRELAEIRRAKRTLAARVRRKLEEIVRKHETAIFLQDDFITIRSGRWVIPVRMDSKGMVPGVVHDVSSSGETAFMEPLEIIPFVNELENLTAEEKAEEIRILRRLSAWIREDADRIAACFGTLVELDRLDCLAAYAERFAMAVPELSDDGRLRLLSARHPLLLSLRADQPDAPPVVPLEIELTTGTETPERETSQVIVISGPNAGGKTIALKTVGLITLMALSGMAIPASPSSTVPLLDHLLVDMGDEQSIEQSLSTFSAHAAAMARILGQADQRSLVLLDELGTGTEPLQGAAIGCAVLNELRRRGALVIATTHLTEIVGFVQRTPAMRNAGMEFDSSTWTPRYRLVMGEPGQSHALETARRYGLPEPVLAFARELLGDSGTAFAGVIDELRVKRDHLATELAGLQAERARLATRERELEQQRGELEELRRTVIEQGRDEARAVVTATRRELNALLDDLRKERRKETADKLRNRAAQLEAAFAPSGQAPPSGDSLKPGDRVHVRSLGRDAQVVSVDSGRNKVRVRAGSIELEVPLHGLMQPAAPAPSARERKAPRFKAAAWTAEETPSAAELNLIGKRVDDALTELEGFIDQAVLAGQRQVRIVHGMGSGALQRAVREFLGRHPQVASFRAGEPHEGRDGATVAELE
- a CDS encoding peptide chain release factor family protein, translated to MTATFAVSDAKNRWLQERMRELAVREEELEERFIRSSGRGGQHVNKTSTAVQVRHLPSGLEARCDRERSQSLNRFLARRELLDKIARSRGLATKGDDRIAKLRKQKARRQRRSASASPATDHTTS